One segment of Toxoplasma gondii ME49 chromosome VI, whole genome shotgun sequence DNA contains the following:
- a CDS encoding hypothetical protein (encoded by transcript TGME49_242435), with the protein MASLPPPEEAFPRRSFTAAAAAPPPMSPTISSVAAPSELLASSVSTFSPADSTDFACPQLRAELDQAPAPRPPAAKNSAVVAAVQRQQQQEQEDFAAEAAAEAGKSPQQFLMLRIKETLHAPHPRLEVLCGCAADLGHLLFSASPPHYREGGLPLIAGVALTQNRHTALLRKLQEQQAQEAAAAFAASLDASSTAPEAPPASGAGTDAVAAQLAEAEETGGLVSATGLIGGSLVGQCFALLMEMFACTSHPVVRSATFLQLWRNRHFFPYLLLPSQAAAAESVRRHVLALLQQPHIESRTRVMTLALVAHGAAPLIAQDAPTVETILNTLAGLWGAHAVCGSTGDSVAVEETAVGGQKAATKGAVEIRRGGGRGPSRDAPVATSRQTHLTSFPEHTDLDPSLVAASAPDTAAAALQTLGALLPFLSGDATIRILERVCAYVWGIQRIKTREEGLDAWLHAHRPEGAELALSQQAERTKSDDTDGKGEERRDSEKSTEAQRQAVVAADADKILLAGLGSFRERTADLPACLQRASSLAALLARTSPLQPDIAVWALRFLWRLVDRLREAVLSPLSTVGRLGAKPPPQGVCTPDGSSVGSFDSEFCGKHVGVYSKAERGAPSAPGTLASSLSPVVLQALKDTACACLEAANFLTLNHGDLLVPLQLHGLKCILESCCCAGAWIPDSRGSTCGDLNPSTMQGPVSRTFLATSALRCLLDLVHAGLVRACPPLGFFSGRRESPQLFADFRLDAAGLDDAGFRNRLASDASQHQKRSSRSLASALHATRDSRSGPSDKRPDWTGRGPPDASSFLRESEEERKRSRELRHRDLWVWLRIAALEGAPAVCVFLALLSALVGWCVPNADMTGSSFRLFKKEKPCGCRLLGQRGCCGDSKSLAAGGESSKTLLQTKTEDSLRHAADAQGHTVHAVAESTTEGETKKPRPAGTGSKLHRVMCTSGEPGCGAADSGRVEREAGGDVAGALAEGGREKASGAASREEADLGKKVEKKRGREEGDECSEQVKRTALATKTRTGSVTSKGPSEDPSAKIGGDRSVGAPLSWLSAASVNDGEKGEGGNHVQTFCSSVSLLQAAQKAVGAGPNVSGTRLLEDLRELAAARSTGASPCVVSHACDAHAVGGSAGVREFGETKPTVEPEEATAAKTASAAVTSPKKLETRGDSTKRGRSHAKKADTSSDEEGEEKEEGELSDDEPVQNSSDSKGAVIQTRGQTQLSSSGVSPPRSASESTVLHRRTTSNGVAENPSFRSAEAVRDGKLAGSAAAKETKHQSWIDELKKNAGAARQRQVPENGRKTSSDNRTNTNANGRRATVTENFQSFTGSSSDSSSLEESGDESEWISQALPLRSFARCDACSPRRAVGTEERGEKSRGFGGGEVVLRRVERTERKAVATNRSLRTRSSRTPLLDRARGSLPLSGQRDGPDVRRGPGGLCGMTAREVEEAEAHVSSRGDLKRTLELLLHLGGKASQSPKNIRLLALLVALQVVSWLVAPLPLSALRLMAAKQQSRDATSGATGKLKKTGKADLQGTEVEKHTLLGGDKAVERSTNASSASARTDVPDREDAALLTAATEEQTSTRILVFRTLKAFAEQLTDDEDTHQPIVSAWTGRCLLSLRMHWPALLPLAAELLCRFSLSLPPKRSTLSASPTALACLLCAHASQGNSPGLQKDSFAPSEPRRVAPASANATTPALSSPSEPPRSTVSVTVFLDREEIQPGSLKFLFQPALQGSRPGIPLRHALHVLSARRGNSNSPPRTNTPGVCTPDQAAPDSEVFIRSWNSHFAWMNAYRAGLSTFLEDAGNMHGLSGICSSSSSKRGGNVAHFEGQERPWLLNVPADAGAPASGRLQTSTPSACAASPHASGGSVSPRFEFHADATGFFSRKSLYKTAVYAGVAGFPAVAARCLSACAAAAVTPETFAWLTALAATLRAEAALARNAGNRIFSEGFTGASRPVLLGQTDVETALAASPHVSAEPAVENLSGFREGGNESEEQLSACSMHALPGGTVSGDACAGGLAHAPPASFDSPKERQQTKCGVRNAAGRSDAFAEAVAQAREAVREAERHWTLAPESLETLRRREEHFLGEGRSSSCGKPHPLLYAFTKGRSALVTALLSFLAFCGDVAHGKTVSRRAPLSPSSTGACRSEETPKTAASEQSARATSRAKSFPGREMTAEASEEHAESLHPGGCARAPLPAHAECEQEIFKETLDLLENLRNQFGSLEVQFRFFSAQPLRLCSTSRRLLSIQTSLCRTFFLLATFLMIRLLKSHVLSLLSSQGFFSGCLYTHRSPTERARSCRDSCSETGQSPLSFLAHEAFSSFSQVIGFHSEHVASKPNPSSSTFGPSCSKSNSARSKSEPFSSESKPFSSECEPSCLDGSDVGSFSQKAAASGAGPASAYRRRTLRFPLLGACFFSEARSPASPEVLEAALRAAQVASQLSDSLPCPLELRGEEEILDFLPLWVQASASPLWDEAGPTSCWASVDDCRKGGTEGVRTRGRERELFHLTQRPRRGCYRRSLARLAAMKRSLLQREVGQESPDSETPLSSLVSLEAMAGAAASRSSLRVSSRASEGDERRQTEEGRDMKDRGPKTSLLGVEDGQQSLPQIECPTSLQTPTAETENTGSSSLSSSSSSSSSSSPCSSSSWSPECTCYVRPFFFLDRVSPLLRISAAPLVRDANAGHLDDQRLRTFSSEFGVSSELSLKSNPTPSGRGAQDSDACDGVASPGLLEGAVSEDEAVEGADGEPGEERDFSEPRAPLHASTDPYAPVQTVKKEVTEEGVSSTEANEQVESARDLEVEDAGFVKCEEGRRWISSETTACLTAEVELEQEVSMDCSSSGSKSFSASRTADRRKCFAPVAENLQMTASFTEQEREAGPQDSGGRFDPGDETRSPLFFCWNEDADGEGSSPLLRRAFPRDLLRQAAALIEQCIYTPFPLPPRVFNPKCLPWVAVRAVLSGEEEAARGRCVFPVVMFTGELRDAEAQTLAAWAFVRLRISLAIGVGFFQQAALHGALHGRDKDQEVIAVEDVPVAQPIPGSADAFCNVEGDSQGPGPYAGGLRHFSHTCFLDATMQTLPCLLVEAIPLDANRGVIGDKSSTFIQVTEAQKAMPL; encoded by the exons ATGGCCTCCCTGCCGCCTCCAGAGGAGGCCTTTCCGCGGCGCTCCTTCACCGCTGCCGCTGCCGCCCCTCCCCCTATGTCGCCAACGATCTCGTCAGTCGCCGCGCCGTCTGAGCTGTtagcttcttctgtctcgaccTTCTCTCCGGCCGACTCCACGGACTTCGCCTGCCCCCAACTGCGTGCGGAGCTGGACCAGGCGCCTGCTCCACGTCCGCCGGCGGCCAAGAACTCGGCTGTGGTTGCCGCAGTGCagcggcagcagcagcaggagcaagaagactttgcagcagaagctgcagctGAGGCAGGCAAGTCCCCGCAGCAGTTTCTTATGCTTCGAATCAAAGagactctgcatgcgccacacCCGCGCCTAGAGGTTCTGTGCGGCTGCGCAGCTGACCTGGGGcacctcctcttctccgcgtctccaccCCACTACCGAGAGGGGGGTCTACCGCTCATCGCTGGCGTTGCCCTCACTCAGAACCGACACACCGCTCTGCTCCGAAAACTCCAAGAACAGCAGGCGCAAGAAGCCGCAGCTGCCTTCGCTGCGAGTCTCGACGCGTCCTCGACGGCGCCCGAGGCTCCACCGGCGAGCGGAGCAGGCACGGACGCGGTCGCGGCGCAGCTagcagaggcggaggagacggGGGGCCTCGTCTCTGCGACGGGGCTCATCGGAGGGTCGCTTGTCGGTCAGTGCTTCGCGCTCCTGATGGAAATGTTTGCGTGCACCTCGCATCCGGTCGTGAGATCCGCCACCTTTCTGCAGCTGTGGCGCAATCGGCACTTCTTCCCCTACCTCCTTCTGCCCTCACAAGCCGCGGCCGCAGAGTCTGTCCGACGGCACGTCCTCGCTCTGCTTCAGCAGCCGCACATCGAAAGCCGCACGCGGGTCATGACGCTCGCGCTCGTCGCCCACGGGGCTGCGCCTCTCATCGCCCAAGACGCGCCCACCGTCGAGACAATTCTCAACACACTGGCAGGCTTGTGGGGTGCGCATGCGGTCTGCGGATCCACCGGAGACAGTGTGGcggtcgaggagacagcggtcGGAGGGCAGAAAGCTGCAACGAAGGGCGCTGTGGAGATTCGGAGAGGCGGGGGCAGAGGGCCTTCTCGAGACGCGCCTGTGGCGACctcgagacagacacactTGACGTCTTTCCCGGAACACACAGATCTAGACCCCTCGCTGGTGGCTGCGAGCGCGCCAGACACCGCTGCGGCCGCACTCCAGACCCTGGGGgctcttctgccttttctaAGTGGAGACGCAACAATCCGAATTCTAGAGAGGGTGTGCGCCTACGTTTGGGGGATTCAGAGGATAAAGACACGAGAGGAGGGGCTCGACGCCTGGCTGCACGCGCACCGGCCTGAAGGCGCTGAACTCGCTCTGAGTcaacaggcagagagaacaaagagcGACGACACAGATggcaagggagaagaaaggagagacagcgagaagtcGACAGAAGCGCAAAGACAAGCGGTCGTTGCTGCAGATGCCGACAAGATCCTTTTGGCGGGCCTCGGGAGCTTCAGAGAACGGACTGCGGACCTCCCGGCCTGCCTCCAGAGAGCGAGCAGCTTGGCAGCCCTTCTGGCAAGGACATCGCCGCTGCAGCCT GACATTGCTGTGTGGGCGCTGCGGTTTCTCTGGCGCCTCGTCGACCGCCTACGGGAAgctgtcctctctccgctgtcgaCAGTCGGTCGTCTCGGGGCGAAGCCACCCCCGCAGGGTGTCTGCACTCCTGACGGGTCTTCGGTGGGTTCCTTCGACTCAGAGTTTTGCGGAAAGCATGTTGGCGTCTATTCAAAGGCTGAGCGCGGGGCGCCTAGCGCGCCAGGCACGTTGGCAAGTTCGTTGAGTCCAGTCGTCCTGCAGGCTCTCAAGGatactgcatgcgcttgccTGGAGGCTGCAAATTTCCTTACGCTCAACCATGGTGACCTTCTCGTACCTCTGCAG CTTCACGGCTTAAAATGCATTCTGgagagctgctgctgcgcagGCGCTTGGATTCCGGACTCTCGCGGCAGCACGTGTGGCGACTTGAATCCGTCAACAATGCAAGGCCCTGTCTCCAGAACGTTCCTGGCGACCTCTGCgctccggtgtctcctcgacctcgtgcatgcaggcctGGTGCGTGCCTGCCCTCCCCTCGGCTTTTTTTCAGGTCGTCGCGAGTCTCCTCAGCTGTTCGCGGACTTCCGTCTCGACGCTGCCGGTCTGGATGACGCGGGATTCAGAAACAGACTCGCGTCAGATGCCTCTCAGCATCAGAAAAGgtcttcgcgctctctcgcgtctgcgctgcatgcgacccGTGACAGCCGATCGGGTCCAAGTGACAAACGTCCCGACTGGACCGGTCGAGGGCCACCAGACGCCTCCAGCTTCCTTCGCGAgtcagaggaagaacgaaagcgAAGTCGCGAACTCCGGCACCGAGACCTCTGGGTCTGGCTGCGTATCGCAGCTCTTGAGGGCGCCCCggctgtctgcgtcttcctcgcgcttctgaGTGCGCTCGTCGGCTGGTGTGTGCCCAACGCAGACATGACAGGGAGTTCGTTTCGATTATTTAAAAAGGAAAAACCGTGTGGCTGTCGCCTCCTCGGACAGCGGGGATGTTGTGGAGACTCTAAGTCACTTGCAGCAGGTGGGGAATCCTCTAAGACGCTTCTTCAGACGAAAACGGAAGACTCGCTGCGTCATGCAGCGGACGCGCAAGGACACACAGTCCACGCGGTCGCGGAAAGCACCACAGAAGGTGAAACCAAGAAACCGAGGCCTGCAGGAACAGGATCGAAACTCCACCGTGTAATGTGCACAAGCGGGGAGCCCGGGTGCGGCGCAGCCGACAGCGGAAgagtagagagagaggccggCGGCGATGTCGCGGGGGCCTTGGCGgaaggtggaagagagaaggcgagtggCGCCGCgtccagagaggaagcagatcTTGGAAAgaaggtcgagaagaagcgaggtagagaagaaggagatgaaTGCAGTGAGCAAGTCAAACGAACAGCTTTAGCAACAAAAACAAGGACCGGGAGCGTCACCTCGAAAGGGCCTTCGGAAGACCCGTCGGCAAAGATCGGCGGAGATCGGAGTGTAggtgcgcctctctcctggcTTTCTGCTGCGAGTGTGAACGACGgcgagaaaggggaaggcgGAAACCATGTGCAGACTTTCTGCTCAagtgtttcgcttctccaaGCTGCCCAGAAGGCCGTCGGCGCGGGACCGAATGTGAGTGGAACTCGGCTTCTAGAGGATCTACGCGAACTGGCTGCGGCACGCAGCACAGGGGCTTCTCCGTGCGTTGTCTCTCATGCCtgtgacgcgcatgcagtgggaGGCAGTGCGGGGGTTCGCGAGtttggagagacgaaacccACGGTAGAACCGGAAGAAGCCACCGCTGCAAAGACAGCCTCGGCAGCGGTGACGTCCccgaagaagctggagacgcgcggtgactcgacgaagagggggcgttcgcatgcaaagaaggcagacacaagcagcgacgaagaaggcgaggaaaaagaggagggcgAACTCAGCGATGACGAACCGGTGCAGAACAGCTCCGACTCGAAGGGCGCCGTCATTCAGACTCGCGGACAGACGCAGCTCTCGAGCTCAGGAGTATCACCGCCACGCTCCGCATCAGAGAGCACGGTTTTACATCGCAGAACCACTTCAAATGGAGTTGCCGAGAATCCTTCTTTCAGGTCGGCAGAAGCCGTCAGAGACGGCAAACTCGCGGGCTCGGCTGCGgcaaaagagacgaaacatcAGAGCTGGATAGATgaactgaagaagaacgcagggGCTGCTCGACAGCGACAGGTTCCGGAGAACGGACGTAAAACAAGCTCAGACAATCGTACGAATACGAACGCAAATGGAAGAAGGGCAACTGTGACAGAGAACTTTCAGTCTTTCACGGGTTCTTCTTCCGACAGCTCCTCGCtcgaagaaagcggagacgagagcgaatGGATCTCTCAggctctccctctccgatCGTTTGCCCGCTGCGACGCATGCTCGCCCAGACGCGCTGTCGGAACAGAAGAACGCGGGGAGAAAAGCCGAGGTTTTGGAGGCGGCGAAGTGGTTCTTCGCCGCGtggagaggacagaaaggaaagctGTCGCGACGAACAGGAGCTTGCGGACTCGCAGTTCGCGGACACCGCTTCTCGACCGAGCAAGGGGAAGTTTGCCGCTGTCGGGACAGCGAGACGGGCCGGATGTACGCCGGGGCCCCGGAGGTCTCTGCGGAATGACGGcgagagaagtggaggaggcggaggcgcaCGTCTCCAGCCGAGGAGATCTAAAGAGAACTTtggagcttcttcttcacctcggAGGAAAGGCCTCACAGTCTCCGAAAAACatccgtctcctcgctctcctggTGGCCCTGCAAGTTGTCTCCTGGCTGGTCGCGCCTCTGCCGCTGAGTGCGCTTCGACTCATGGCAGCCAAACAACAGAGCCGCGACGCGACGTCGGGCGCGACGGGGAAGCTCAAAAAGACTGGAAAGGCGGACCTCCAAGGAacagaagtggagaagcaCACTCTCTTGGGAGGCGACAAAGCGGTGGAGAGGTCGACAAATGCGTCCAGTGCCTCTGCGAGGACTGACGTGCCTGATCGGGAGGACGCGGCGCTCCTGACAGCCGCGACAGAAGAGCAGACATCCACTCGAATCCTCGTTTTTCGGACTCTCAAGGCCTTCGCTGAGCAGCTcacagacgacgaagacaccCACCAG CCCATCGTCAGCGCATGGACGGGCCGCTGCCTGTTGTCCCtccgcatgcactggccTGCCCTGCTTCCACTTGCGGCGGAGCTCCTatgtcgtttctctctctccttgccaCCAAAACGTTCGACGCTGTCCGCGTCCCCCACAGCGTTAGCGTGCTTGCTCTGTGCACATGCAAGTCAAGGGAACTCGCCTGGACTTCAGAAAGACTCCTTCGCACCAAGCGAGCCCCGCCGCGTTGCCCCTGCGTCCGCGAATGCCACTACGCCTGcactttcttccccttctgaGCCCCCACGATCGACCGTAAGCGTCACCGTCTTCCTCGATCGAGAGGAGATCCAGCCGGGGAGTCTGAAATTTCTTTTTCAGCCGGCGCTTCAAGGGTCCCGTCCTGGAATTCCACTCAGACATGCACTGCACGTTCTGTCGGCGAGACGCGGAAACTCCAACTCCCCGCCACGCACGAACACcccaggtgtctgtacacctgacCAGGCGGCGCCAGATTCTGAGGTTTTTATCCGGTCGTGGAACTCGCATTTCGCGTGGATGAACGCGTACAGAGCTGGGCTGTCGACCTTTCTCGAAGACGCGGGCAACATGCACGGTCTCTCGGGGatctgctcctcttcttcgtcaaaACGCGGAGGAAACGTAGCTCACTTTGAAGGCCAGGAGAGACCGTGGCTGTTGAATGTCCCTGCCGACGCAGGGGCACCGGCGTCTGGTCGACTCCAGACTTCTAccccctctgcatgcgccgcttCGCCGCATGCAAGTGGCGGTTCCGTTTCGCCTCGCTTCGAGTTCCACGCCGATGCGactggcttcttctcgcgtaaAAGTCTCTATAAAACAGCAGTGTATGCGGGCGTTGCCGGGTTTCCCGCAGTTGCCGCTCGCTGcctgagtgcatgcgcggcagCTGCCGTGACACCCGAAACCTTCGCGTGGCTGACGGCTTTGGCTGCGACTCTCCGTGCCGAGGCGGCGCTCGCTAGGAACGCAGGAAACAGGATCTTTTCTGAGGGTTTTACAGGCGCATCGCGGCCCGTCCTCCTGGGGCAGACGGACGTGGAGACTGCGCTTGCAGCGAGTCCTCACGTGTCTGCAGAGCCGGCTGTCGAGAACTTGTCTGGCTTCAGGGAAGGGGGAAATGAAAGCGAAGAGCAactcagcgcatgcagtatGCACGCGTTACCTGGCGGGACAGTGAGTGGGGACGCTTGCGCAGGAGGACTCGCGCACGCGCCACCAGCGTCTTTTGATTCTCCAAAAGAAAGGCAGCAGACCAAATGCGGAGTAAGAAACGCAGCTGGACGCTCGGACGCGTTTGCGGAAGCAGTCGCGCAAGCCAGGGAGGCCGTGCGCGAGGCTGAGAGGCACTGGACTTTGGCACCTGAAAGTCTTGAGACCCTGCGGAGGCGCGAGGAACACTTTTTaggcgaaggaaggagcAGCTCTTGTGGAAAACCTCATCCGCTGCTCTACGCTTTCACCAAG GGGCGTTCTGCTCTCGTCACTGCgttgctttccttcttggCTTTTTGTGGAGACGTTGCTCATGGAAAGACTGTTTCAAGACGGGCTCCGTTGTCTCCCTCGTCgactggcgcatgcagaagcgaagaaactccGAAAACTGCCGCGAGCGAGCAAAGTGCGCGGGCGACCTCGAGAGCGAAGTCGTTTCCAGGAAGAGAGATGACGGCAGAGGCATCCGAAGAGCATGCGGAGTCGCTGCATCCAGGTGGCTGCGCACGCGCTCCACtccctgcgcatgcagaatgCGAACAAGAGATTTTTAAGGAGACTTTGGATCTCTTAGAGAACTTAAGGAACCAGTTCGGGAGCCTCGAAGTACA ATTCCGCTTTTTCAGCGCACAGCCCCTCCGCCTCTGCTCCACTTCCCGACGGCTGTTAAGCATTCAAACTTCTCTTTGTCGAacgtttttcctcttggCAACTTTCCTCATGATTCGCCTTCTGAAGTCGCACGTGTTgtcgctcctctcttctcaaggcttcttctcggggtgtctgtacacccacAGATCCCCCACAGAAAGAGCACGTTCCTGTCGCGATTCTTGTTCAGAAACTGGGCAGAGCCCCTTGAGTTTTTTGGCACACGAAGCCTTCTCGAGCTTCTCTCAAGTCATCGGTTTTCACTCCGAACATGTCGCCTCAAAGCCTAATCCTTCGTCCTCTACATTTGGACCTTCTTGCTCTAAGTCTAATTCTGCTCGCTCTAAATCTgagcctttctcttctgagTCCAAACCTTTCTCGTCGGAGTGTGAACCTTCTTGCCTTGATGGTTCAGATGTCGGCTCTTTCTCGCAGAAGGCAGCCGCTTCGGGCGCGGGGCCTGCGTCGGCTTATAGACGGAGAACCCTGCGGTTCCCCTTGCTCGGCGCGTGTTTCTTTTCGGAGGCACGAAGCCCCGCGAGTCCCGAAGTCCTCGAAGCGGCGCTGCGTGCAGCGCAGGTGGCGTCGCAGCTTAGCGACAGCCTCCCGTGTCCCTTGGAGCtaagaggggaagaggaaattctcgattttcttcctctctgggTCCAAGCGAGTGCTTCCCCGTTGTGGGATGAGGCTGGGCCTACCAGTTGTTGGGCGTCAGTGGACGACTGCCGAAAGGGGGGCACTGAGGGAGTGCGAACGCGCGGGAGAGAACGGGAGCTTTTTCATCTTACTCAGAGACCCCGGCGGGGCTGTTATCGCCGATCTCTCGCTCGGCTCGCGGCAATGAAGCGGAGCCTCTTGCAACGAGAAGTCGGACAGGAGTCTCCGGATTCGGAGacacctctctcctccctcgtctctctcgaggccATGGCCGGCGCGGCGGCGTCTCGGTCctctcttcgtgtctcctctcgcgcgtcagaaggcgacgaaagacgacagacagaggagggaagagatATGAAAGATCGAGGTCCAAAGACATCTCTCCTAGGCGTAGAAGACGGACAGCAGTCACTTCCACAAATCGAGTGCCCAACCTCCCTGCAAACCCCAACAGCTGAGACCGAGAACAcaggttcttcttctctttcttcttcttcgtcttcttcttcttcgtcttctccctgttcttcttcttcgtggtCACCAGAGTGCACGTGTTACGTGAggccttttttcttcctcgatcGGGTCTCGCCGCTTCTGCGGATCTCAGCAGCTCCTCTTGTGCGTGACGCAAACGCAGGGCATCTTGATGATCAACGTTTAAGGACTTTCTCTTCCGAATTCGGAGTTTCCTCTGAACTTTCTCTCAAGTCGAACCCGACACCTTCAGGACGAGGAGCTCAGGACAGCGACGCGTGCGACGGAGTCGCGTCCCCAGGGCTCCTGGAGGGCGCTGTGTCGGAGGACGAGGCGGTGGAAGGCGCAGACGGAGAGCCTGGCGAAGAGCGGGACTTCTCCGAGCCGCGTGCgccgttgcatgcgtcgacggACCCGTATGCGCCAGTGCAGAcggtgaagaaggaggtgACAGAGGAAGGCGTTTCGTCGACAGAGGCCAACGAGCAGGTGGAGAGCGCCAGAGATTTGGAGGTGGAGGACGCGGGGTTTGTCAAATgtgaggaaggcagaagatGGATCAGCAGTGAAACTACTGCGTGCCTCACGGCGGAAGTGGAGCTTGAGCAAGAAGTCTCGATGGATTGTTCGTCAAGTGGGAGCAAGAGTTTCAGCGCCTCAAGAAcggcagacagaagaaagtgtTTTGCTCCAGTCGCTGAGAATCTCCAAATGACCGCATCGTTCACAGagcaagagagggaagcgggGCCACAGGACTCAGGAGGTCGCTTCGACCCTGGTGACGAGACACGCAGTCCGCTGTTCTTCTGCTGGAatgaagacgcagacggagaaggatcGTCTCCACTTTTACGCAGAGCGTTTCCCCGAGACCTGCTTCGCCAAGCTGCCGCCTTGATCGAGCAGTGTATTTAcactccgtttcctctcccgccGCGGGTCTTCAACCCAAAGTGTCTCCCCTGGGTCGCCGTCCGAGCAGTTCTGAGCGGAGAG GAAGAGGCAGCCCGCGGCCGGTGCGTCTTCCCAGTTGTGATGTTCACAGGCGAGTTGCGTGATGCTGAG GCGCAAACCCTGGCTGCTTGGGCGTTTGTGAGGCTTCGCATTTCGCTCGCGATCGGTGTCGGCTTTTTTCAGCAGGCGGCGTTACACGGCGCCTTGCATGGAAGGGACAAGG atcAAGAGGTGATTGCCGTCGAGGATGTTCCTGTCGCGCAGCCTATCCCTGGGTCCGCAGACGCCTTCTGTAATGTGGAGGGCGACAGCCAGGGGCCGGGTCCGTACGCAGGTGGTCTTCGCCACTTTTCTCACACTTGCTTTTTGGACGCAACGATGCAGACACTGCCTTGTTTGCTTGTAGAGGCGATTCCGCTAGACGCAAATCGCGGGGTTATTGGAGATAAAAGTTCTACTTTTATTCAAGTCACTGAGGCTCAGAAAGCCATGCCACTGTAA